A window of the Henckelia pumila isolate YLH828 chromosome 3, ASM3356847v2, whole genome shotgun sequence genome harbors these coding sequences:
- the LOC140889173 gene encoding uncharacterized protein — translation MVAVDSNKGGMFFVYGYGGTGKTFIWKTLSAALKSKGEIVLNVASNGIASLLPGGITAYSRFAIPFNPNEESTCNIKQGSPLAELIVKSKLIIWNEAPMMHKFCFKSLYRSMRDILRLANPSSFQLLFGGKPIVFGGDFRHILPVIPKGSRYDIVHATINLSYLWRHCTILRLTKNMRLQNSARF, via the coding sequence ATGGTTGCAGTTGATTCAAACAAGGGTGGAATGTTCTTTGTTTACGGTTATGGTGGTACTGGAAAAACGTTCATTTGGAAGACCCTATCAGCAGCCTTGAAATCGAAGGGAGAAATTGTCCTAAACGTGGCTTCCAATGGTATCGCATCTCTTCTTCCTGGTGGAATAACTGCTTATTCTCGCTTTGCAATTCCGTTTAATCCTAACGAAGAAtccacatgcaatatcaaacaagGAAGTCCTCTTGCGGAACTCATTGTGAAATCCAAACTTATTATATGGAATGAGGCTCCAATGATGCACAAGTTTTGTTTCAAATCACTGTACAGAAGCATGCGTGACATATTGAGACTTGCAAATCCTTCAAGCTTTCAACTCCTTTTTGGAGGCAAACCAATTGTATTTGGTGGTGATTTTCGACATATTTTGCCAGTTATTCCAAAGGGTAGCAGATATGATATTGTTCATGCAACTATTAATTTGTCATATCTATGGAGACATTGCACAATATTGAGATTGACTAAGAATATGCGACTTCAAAATTCAGCGCGCTTTTGA